In Flavobacteriales bacterium, the DNA window GCCATCCAAAAGAAACCTGCAGTTTTGGAAACAGAACATGGAGACGTAATCGCTATTCGTCACAAAATGTTCTTATCTCTTTCTTATGACCACCGTGTGGTAGACGGATCTCTTGGAGGTTCTTTCTTGAGAAGAGTAGCAGACTATTTAGAACAATTTGATACCACAAGAACGGTATAATTTTATGATACTCTAAACAACAAAAAGCGAGCAATCTCGCTTTTTGTTGTTTATACCCACAAAAAACAAAACAGATGCTAAACCTTTATTATACGTATAACAGAGAGATAAAATTTATCTTAATCGCCTTGTTTTTAGGCGGTGCTGTTTGGCAATTTATGGAAGGAAATATTGGAAATGGTATTTTTCTTACCCTTCTTCTTGCCATTGCCATATTATTGGTCTTCTTTAATGAATTTATCATTCTAGCACTTTTTCAGATGCAAAAAAATGATTTGGCTAAAGCCGAAATGCATTTGAATAAAATAAAAGCACCACACAAACTAGTAAAGAAACAACACGCTTATTACCATTTTTTAAAAGGAAATATGCTGGCTCAAACAAACCTCAACGGTGCAGAAAAGCATTTTAAACAAGCCGAAAAAATTGGACTTAAGTCTGGACAAGATTTAGCCATGGTAAAACTAGGACTTGCAGGAATTGCCATGAGTAAAAGACGTAAAATGGAAGCTACAAAACTCTTAAACGAAGCCAAAAAATTGGACGAAAAGAAAATGCTAGCCGAACAAATAAGAATGTACAAACAGCATTTGAAAAGGATTTAAGCCTTTATTTTTCAATAGAAAAAAACATAAAACTTCTTACCTTTGCTGGGTTAAGAAGTTTTTTTATGCCCAATAAATTTACCAAAGAGGTCATTACCATTGTTATCACTCTCATGACATTCGCTCCTATTTGGGGACAGAACATTAGAATGCAAAAGTATTTTCAAGAACAGAGCTATTTTCCATATAGAATTGGTGATAAGTGGGGATTTTCCGATGGTTTTGGGAAAATAAAAGTGTCTCCTCAATTTGACAGAACTTTTCCATCTCCACTAAACAGTTATGATGAATATCCTATGGTGGTTCTACAGAACAATGCTTACTTTTTCTGGAACAAAAAAGAAAAAAATAGAGACACTACTGGATATAAGCATATTAAACAAGATTATCCTCTAGGTTATAGAATCACACCTTTTGAAGGAGAAAAATTCTGCTTAGATTTTCGCAAAAAACCTATTGATTGTTCAACAATATTTTGTGGAGGCTCATATTCTGGCAGTGATTTTCATTTTTATAAAGTAGGGAACAAATATGGAATCGCCTATAACAATTTTAACTTAAAAAAAATAAAGCTTCCTGCCGTTTGGGATAGCTACAACCTACCTCGAGAAAGCGCATTTGCCGTAGTGGAAAGTAATGGAAAGAAGGGATTGATAAACAAACTGGGTAAACTTATTGTCCCACTACATTACGACGAAATGGATTACCTAAACCATTCAGCCGTTCTGATTGTGAAATACCAAGATAAGTATGGTGTCATAAACAAGAAAAATGAAGTGGTTATTCCTTTCAAATACGATTCTATTAGAAGAGAACACGGTACTTTCCGAGCCCAAAAAGGGAATTTATCCTATTATTATAGTCCTGTTTTTATCAAGCTATATCAGGAAGAATAGTTATGCCCCATAAATCTTAAAAGGAGATTTAGAAATAGGCTTTCTATACCCACTACTTACTAAATAACTCACTTATTCCTATAAGTCAATTAATACCTTAATAGTAGAATAATTCAAAACGAAAAAATGAAGATATATTGGGCTAGAATGATATCATTAAAATACTTGGTACAAATCTTGCCCATTTCTTTTTATATAAACCTTTCTTTTGGTGAAAAAACCTTAAATTGGTGACAATTATACCAAAATCGATTTCATTTTGGTGTAAATTTGCTAAAGATATACAGAACAGAAAACAACATGAAACGCATATTAACCCTAACAAGTCTATCACTTCTTCTTTTTAGCTCTTGTGGTTCTACTACCACAAAGAATATTGCTAAAGATGCTGAAAATGACAACAATAAAATAACAAAAAAGGAAGTTGTTACTCCAAAAGCAGCACCTATTAAAAAAGTAACTAAAGCGGAAAGTAATTCTCCAATAAACTGGGTAACAGATATTAATCAAGCATTCTCAATGGCGGAAAAAGAAAATAAACCCGTTTTTGTTTTCTTTACAGGAAAAGACTGGTGTGGATGGTGTAAAAAACTGGTTGCACAAGTTTTTCATCAAAAAGAATTTGTGGAATATGCCAATAAAGAATACATCATGCTTGAGTTGGATTTCCCAAGAAGAGATCGATCAAAAATAACTCCACAGATGGTACAAATGTCCCAACAACTTGGAGTAAGAGGATATCCTTCGGTATTTGTTATCTCACCAAAAAAAGAAGTTCTTGGGAGAACAGGTTACCAAAGAATGAACGCCGCTCAGTATATTGAGCATCTAGAAGCCTTTAGAAACAAATAATTATATTAATAGATTGGGAAATCTGAAAACACGTCATAGTTTTATGGCGTGTTTTTTTTATCTTCGAAAAATGGAAATCCTCATTTATTCCCAACACAAAACCAGCAGAGTTGCCTATACCTTTAAGCAGGTATTCTCAGTGCTTCTTAAAATACCCTACCGTATTACACAAGATCTTCAAGAATTTGTGTCTTACAACGGTCCAAAATTTTCTTATGCAAATAAAACGATTCATCAAGATCTTCATTTTCATGCACAAGGACTTCTTTGGGAAAAAGGAATAGGATACCCAGAAATAATTTTAGGATACCATAAATCTACCCCCTGTATTTTTCAACATGGAAACCATGAAAGCGCTTTAAATTTTGATCCATTTTCTGCTATTTTCTTTTTCCTATCGAGATATGAAGAATATTGGGCACATATAAAAGATACACACGGCAGATTCCCCGCAAAAGAAAGTTTCCTTTATGAAAATGGTTTGCTCGAAAAACCCTTGGTGGATATTTGGGCCTTATTGGTATTTGAAAAAATACAAGAAAAATACCCCGAAATTCCCAAACCCAAAAGAAGCTTTAAGGCCATAAATAGTTTAGATATTGACTCTGCCTATGCTTACCGAGCAAAAGGGATTTTAAGAACTACTGGAATTCTAGCAAAGAAATTATTTAGGTTTGAATTAGGAGCAATTTTTGAAATCATCTCGGTGCTCCTAAAAAGAAAAAAAGACCCTTATGATACTTTTGATTTTATTATCAAAAAAAGAAAAGAATATCCAAAAGTAGATCACTTGTTTTTTATTCTTCTCGGAGAATACGATACCTATGATACCAATATTCATCCGAAACAAAAAAGTTTTCAGAGTATCATAAAGAGCCTTGCAGATTATGGAAAAGTAGGTATTCACCCTTCTTATCGTTCCAATACCGATATTCAAATCCTTAAAAAAGAGATTAAAACACTTCAAAATATTATTCATAGGGAAGTAGAAAACAGTCGACAACATTTTCTAAAACTAACTATACCAGATACCTACAGGAATTTGATAGAAAATAATATCGAAACAGATTATACCATGGGATACGCCTCTGTAAATGGCTTTAGAGCAGCTACTTGTACGCCTTTTGCGTTTTATGACTTAGATTTAGAATATGAAACGCCTCTACAAATCACCCCTTTTTGTGTTATGGAATCTTCTCTGTATTATTATCAAAAATTGAATCCTCAAGAAGCAAAAGCCAGTATTAACCGCTTGGTAGAAGAAGTGAAAAATGTAGATGGAACTTTTGTAAGCCTTTGGCATAATGAAAGCTTATCAGAGACAGGACATTGGCAAGGTTGGCAATCTGTTTATGAACATCTTATCAAAAAAATGAATGATGCCCTGGATTAAATACCTCACCATTATTTTACTCGCAACCGTGAAGTTTGCCATGGCACCTCTAAGTGCAATTCCTATGGGAATTACGGGTAAAACACTCTTTTTATGTATGGTTTTTGGAGGTTTTTTGGGCTTCTTTGTGTTCTATTATCTAGCAGATTTTTTCTTACTACAAATGGGTATTAGACAACAAAGAAAAGGAAAAGAACGAAAAATCTTCTCAAAAAAAAATAGACTGGTTGTAAAGATGATGAGAAAAAATGGATTACTTCTTCTCGCACTCCTCACTCCTATCCTACTCTCTATTCCCTTCGGTGCTTTTCTTGCAATTAGGTATTTCCCAAAAAACAAACCTATCGTACTGTTTATGATGCTTGGTGGAATCTTGCTTTGGGCAGGGATTTTCACTTTTGGACGGGGATTGATATAGATAAAAGAAAACGACCAACTCAAAAGAGCGGCCGCTTTAAATGTTTTCACAACGGAATAATCCTTATTGTGAATTGATTCTGAAATTGTAATCCAAATATCCGGTTTTTTTTTGATTCTACCAAATTCAAGACTTTTTCGCACGCTTCTTGAAGACTCATTTTGACATTTCTTGTATCATTTTTTATGAATTTTACAACAAATTGTTGTTTTATTTACCTTAAAAACCTTCGAAACAATTAATTTAAACAGAAAAATCACCCCAAAGGGTGATTTTTTAACTGAATTAAAAAATATAACTTTATTCAAAAATAGAGGTAATACCGATTATTACTAAAATACTCACTTATTTTACTAGTTTTTAATTGATTTTTAGCAATGTATCAGTATAATTCCGATAGATAAATTAACGATAAAGGATATAAAATGAATAAAGGAAACACAACAGTAAAAAGAGTACTTGGATTAGATCTTGGGACCAATTCTATTGGTTGGGCATTGGTGGAAGAGCATCAAATTGATAAGAAAGTAATTGATGGGTCAATTATAAAACTTGGTGTTCGTGTGAACCCACTTACGGTGGATGAAAAAACCAATTTTGAAAAGGGAAAACCCATCTCGACCAATGCAGACAGAACCCTCAAAAGAGGAGCAAGAAGAAATCTCCAAAGATTTAAACTAAGAAGAGAGAACTTGATAGATGTATTAAGAAAACATGGCTTCATTGACAAAGAAACCGTGCTAGCTGAAAATGGTAAAAACTCTACACACAATCTCTTAAACATTAGAGCAAAATCGGCTAAAGAAAAAGTATCTCTTGAAGAGTTTGCAAGAATCCTATTGGCAATTAATAAAAAAAGAGGATATAAAAGTAGTCGAAAAACCAAACAAGAAGCAGACGGAACAGCCATTGACGGTATGGGAGTGGCTAAAATACTTTATGATGAAAACTTAACTCCTGGTCAATATGGATTACAACTGTTAGAAAATGGGAAAAAATACATTCCAGATTTTTATCGCTCGGATTTACAGAATGAGTTTGACCTTATTTGGGAGCAACAGAAAAGATATTATCCAGAAATTCTTAATAACGAATTATATCAGGCACTCCAAGACAAAAACAAAAGCCAAACATGGGCAATATGTCAAGAACCATTTAATATTGTAGGTATAAAACTAACAGGAAAAGCTGATGAACAAAAAAGACAAAGATTCTTATTTAGGACTAAAGGATTAAATGAAAAATTAGAACTAGAACATCTTGCCATTGCTTTGCAAGAAATAAATAACGACAAAAACAAATCGAGCGGTTATCTAGGAAATATTAGCGATAGAAGTAAAATACTCTATATAGATAAAATAACGGTTGGAGAATTCTTGTATAGACAAATAGAAAGAAATCCACATACTTCCTTAAAAAATCAAGTTTTTTATCGTCAAGATTATCTGGATGAATTTGAAACTATTTGGGAAACTCAGGCAAAATTTCATTCTGTATTAAATCCAAAACTAAAGGAAGAAATACGAGATATTGTCATATTCTATCAAAGAAAATTAAAATCTCAAAAAGGGTTAATTAGTTTCTGTCAGTTTGAAAGTTGGAGAGAAGAAAGGAAAGATAAAAATGGTAATATTATTATCAATAAGTTAACCGATAAACCAAAAATGCGTTGGGCAGGAGCTCGAGTAATTCCAAAATCTTCCCCTCTATTTCAAGAATCTAAAATTTGGCAAGGACTTCGTAATTTAAAATTTGTCAATAAAACTGAAAATGAAGTTATTGATTTTAAAAAAATAGATCATGAAATTCGAAAAGTAGTTTTTGAAGAACTTAATCTTCGAGGTGATTTAAAGCCAAATGAAATTCTAGATGTTCTCAACCCATATTATGCTATTCGTAAGAAATCTAATTGGAAATGCAACCTTGAAAAAATTGAAGGAAATAGAACCAATAAAAGTCTTTTCAATGTTTATCAATTAATTGCAGAAAGAGAAGGGTATGGTTTTGACTGGAACAAAAAAACGGCAAAAGAAATAAGAGAAGAACTAAAAGCTATCTTTCCATCTCTTGGGATCAAGGCAGAAATATTAGATTTTAACAGCCATTGTGAACAATATGACAAACAAGCCAGTTATCAGCTCTGGCATTTGCTCTACTCTGCAGAAGAAGATGACAAAATAACACCAGAAGATCGAGAAATTTATGGAAATACAGATGTTAAACTAAGAAAAGTTCTGCACAATAGATTTGGGTTTAAACCTGAATATACCAAGTTGGTTTCCAATATTTCATTGTCTGATGACTATGGTAACTTATCCACAAGAGCACTCCGAAAAATAATGCCATTTCTTCAAGATGGACATGACTATTACGAAGCCTGCAAATTGGCTGGATATAACCATTCTAATAGTTTTACTGCAGAAGAATTGGCTAAAAGAGAACTTAAAGATCGTTTGGAACTATTAACCAAAAATAGTTTACGCAATCCAGTAGTGGAAAAAATTCTGAATCAAATGATTAATCTCATTAATCAAGTTTGTGATACCTATGGTAAACCTGATGAAATAAGAATAGAACTTGCTCGTGAACTTAAAAAAACAGCTAAAGAAAGAGCTGATGCCCAAACATTCATCAACAAATCGACAAAAGCGAATGATGAAATAAGAAAAATCATTGAAAAGGACTTTGGTTTTAAGCCTACCAAATCGGACGTGACTCGTTATAAACTTTGGGAAGAATTAGGAAAAAACGGCTATAAAACCATTTTTACCAACACTCAAATTCCAAAAGAAAAAATATTCTCTAAAGAAGTAGATATCGAGCATATAATTCCAAAGGCATTATTGTTTGATGATTCTTTCTCCAACAAAACATTGGCTTATAGGGAAATAAATATTAAAAAAGGAAGCAGAACAGCTATTGATTTTATAACTGAGGATTATCATTCTGAATTGGATGAATACCATGCACGAGTAGAAGACTTGTACCAAAGCAAAGCTATATCGAAGGGTAAG includes these proteins:
- a CDS encoding DUF2892 domain-containing protein, producing MLNLYYTYNREIKFILIALFLGGAVWQFMEGNIGNGIFLTLLLAIAILLVFFNEFIILALFQMQKNDLAKAEMHLNKIKAPHKLVKKQHAYYHFLKGNMLAQTNLNGAEKHFKQAEKIGLKSGQDLAMVKLGLAGIAMSKRRKMEATKLLNEAKKLDEKKMLAEQIRMYKQHLKRI
- a CDS encoding WG repeat-containing protein gives rise to the protein MPNKFTKEVITIVITLMTFAPIWGQNIRMQKYFQEQSYFPYRIGDKWGFSDGFGKIKVSPQFDRTFPSPLNSYDEYPMVVLQNNAYFFWNKKEKNRDTTGYKHIKQDYPLGYRITPFEGEKFCLDFRKKPIDCSTIFCGGSYSGSDFHFYKVGNKYGIAYNNFNLKKIKLPAVWDSYNLPRESAFAVVESNGKKGLINKLGKLIVPLHYDEMDYLNHSAVLIVKYQDKYGVINKKNEVVIPFKYDSIRREHGTFRAQKGNLSYYYSPVFIKLYQEE
- a CDS encoding thioredoxin family protein, which codes for MKRILTLTSLSLLLFSSCGSTTTKNIAKDAENDNNKITKKEVVTPKAAPIKKVTKAESNSPINWVTDINQAFSMAEKENKPVFVFFTGKDWCGWCKKLVAQVFHQKEFVEYANKEYIMLELDFPRRDRSKITPQMVQMSQQLGVRGYPSVFVISPKKEVLGRTGYQRMNAAQYIEHLEAFRNK
- a CDS encoding polysaccharide deacetylase family protein, which codes for MEILIYSQHKTSRVAYTFKQVFSVLLKIPYRITQDLQEFVSYNGPKFSYANKTIHQDLHFHAQGLLWEKGIGYPEIILGYHKSTPCIFQHGNHESALNFDPFSAIFFFLSRYEEYWAHIKDTHGRFPAKESFLYENGLLEKPLVDIWALLVFEKIQEKYPEIPKPKRSFKAINSLDIDSAYAYRAKGILRTTGILAKKLFRFELGAIFEIISVLLKRKKDPYDTFDFIIKKRKEYPKVDHLFFILLGEYDTYDTNIHPKQKSFQSIIKSLADYGKVGIHPSYRSNTDIQILKKEIKTLQNIIHREVENSRQHFLKLTIPDTYRNLIENNIETDYTMGYASVNGFRAATCTPFAFYDLDLEYETPLQITPFCVMESSLYYYQKLNPQEAKASINRLVEEVKNVDGTFVSLWHNESLSETGHWQGWQSVYEHLIKKMNDALD
- the cas9 gene encoding type II CRISPR RNA-guided endonuclease Cas9 (Cas9, originally named Csn1, is the large, multifunctional signature protein of type II CRISPR/Cas systems. It is well known even to general audiences because its RNA-guided endonuclease activity has made it a popular tool for custom editing of eukaryotic genomes.) produces the protein MNKGNTTVKRVLGLDLGTNSIGWALVEEHQIDKKVIDGSIIKLGVRVNPLTVDEKTNFEKGKPISTNADRTLKRGARRNLQRFKLRRENLIDVLRKHGFIDKETVLAENGKNSTHNLLNIRAKSAKEKVSLEEFARILLAINKKRGYKSSRKTKQEADGTAIDGMGVAKILYDENLTPGQYGLQLLENGKKYIPDFYRSDLQNEFDLIWEQQKRYYPEILNNELYQALQDKNKSQTWAICQEPFNIVGIKLTGKADEQKRQRFLFRTKGLNEKLELEHLAIALQEINNDKNKSSGYLGNISDRSKILYIDKITVGEFLYRQIERNPHTSLKNQVFYRQDYLDEFETIWETQAKFHSVLNPKLKEEIRDIVIFYQRKLKSQKGLISFCQFESWREERKDKNGNIIINKLTDKPKMRWAGARVIPKSSPLFQESKIWQGLRNLKFVNKTENEVIDFKKIDHEIRKVVFEELNLRGDLKPNEILDVLNPYYAIRKKSNWKCNLEKIEGNRTNKSLFNVYQLIAEREGYGFDWNKKTAKEIREELKAIFPSLGIKAEILDFNSHCEQYDKQASYQLWHLLYSAEEDDKITPEDREIYGNTDVKLRKVLHNRFGFKPEYTKLVSNISLSDDYGNLSTRALRKIMPFLQDGHDYYEACKLAGYNHSNSFTAEELAKRELKDRLELLTKNSLRNPVVEKILNQMINLINQVCDTYGKPDEIRIELARELKKTAKERADAQTFINKSTKANDEIRKIIEKDFGFKPTKSDVTRYKLWEELGKNGYKTIFTNTQIPKEKIFSKEVDIEHIIPKALLFDDSFSNKTLAYREINIKKGSRTAIDFITEDYHSELDEYHARVEDLYQSKAISKGKYKKMLMSAKNIPDGFIERDLRNSQYIAKKAKELLLEVFPTVVATSGRITDKLRKDWDLINIMKELSLPKYRALGLTEIEKRWDSGQEKEKEIEVIKDWTKRNDHRHHAMDALTVAFTTHNHIQYINYLNARRDEDHKKHSNIIAIENLITSKKEGKNGKTKRVYTPPMENFRQKAKKQIEEILISFKTKNKVVTNNINKAKGDHREENRKQKTPRGQLHKETVYGKSKRLAQKPLKLSKKTSLDQIDLMVNKEQKHVVLQHLHLFENNPQIAFDTKTLKKTPLLWKDEPLKDVSVYEEIFTIRKEIGPDLKIDKVVDEKIRIILKNRLSEFGNNAKKAFSDLEKNPIWLNKEKGIAIKRVTITGVSNAEALHYKKDHFGNAILDKNGQKQAVDFVSTGNNHHVAIYKDEKGNLQEKVVSFYEAVARVNENLPIIDKSFNQQKGWEFLFTMKQNEMFLFPSEDFDPTTIDLMNAKNSAQISKHLFRVQKIASKNYMFTHHLETQATTSQDLKSLKALIGKKYYFIQSTVGLKNIIKVRINHIGKIVQIGEY